The genome window TGAATTTTTTAATGACATTCTTTTTATTTTCTATATTATCGAATTGTGTTTCTACTTCTTGAAGATTAAAATAGTTGATAATTCCATCCTCTAATGTACCATCTTCTATTATATCATCTTGATTGATTTTGAGCCACGAGAATATACTTTCTCTTCCAGAAAAATAGTTTCTATTTAGTGACTCTATAGTTTCCTGATAAATTTCCATTACATATTCATCCCAAAAATAGCCATCAAGGATTACGATTAATTCTGGGTGGCTTAGGTTATCTTTAGGTAAGAGAACTCGGTAGGATATCGAAAATATATCCTTTATTAGAGTAGCCTCAGTTTGATATTGTATAATATTTTCATCTTCGCTCATAGTGACTTTATAACTATTTTCCAGTTCACGAACAATATCGACTGCAGTATTTTTTTCTAGCTGCTCTTTTATAATGACTTGCCATTCTTCAATAGTCAACTTATTACTTATGGAAAAATTTGTCAGATCAATTAATTCGTCTGATGCCGTAGATTTTGCCATCGTATTG of Oceanobacillus zhaokaii contains these proteins:
- a CDS encoding YwmB family TATA-box binding protein, whose protein sequence is MWRILFIVLVLLFPINTMAKSTASDELIDLTNFSISNKLTIEEWQVIIKEQLEKNTAVDIVRELENSYKVTMSEDENIIQYQTEATLIKDIFSISYRVLLPKDNLSHPELIVILDGYFWDEYVMEIYQETIESLNRNYFSGRESIFSWLKINQDDIIEDGTLEDGIINYFNLQEVETQFDNIENKKNVIKKFIYGYTPLWDNKIMINNTAQNMQIAITEDEKGNTDYIIGTPILIHEY